The DNA segment GGTCTTGATCTTGCCTCATCACTATTCCAATCTAGTACGCCTCATACCACCAATGAAGCTAAGAGTTCTTTTAACCTCAGACCCAACTTGGCCTGCATGAAAGGAAGGTTTATCCAGCGTTCTCGTTCTGCACCATCTTTATTATTTGCTGACACGGCGGTAGATTTTGAAGAGCCCTCTGAACCGGACAAGTCATCAACTTTAATAGTTAGACTATCTTTTATTGGTGTTTTCTTGTATGTGGCAACTGGGGTAGCAGTGTACATGATTACTGGGAGTTTCAGGGGCACTACCACTTTCAGGCCTTTGGATGCTGTGTACTTTACAGTGGTAACTCTCTGCACTATTGGATATGGAGATATCGTTCCTGACTCCACTTTTACCAAAGTCTTTACATGTGGTTTCATTTTAGTGGGTTTTGGATTTATTGGTTTTCTGCTGAATGTGTTGGTTGCACACATTTGCGATACACAAGAGGCATTCTTGTTGAACATGATGGATGAAAATCGATATAAGAAAATTCTCAGGACGTATATGGTTGATGAAGAGAAAGGAAGAATGAGGATAAGAACCAAAGTTTGTCTGGCTTTGGCTGTTGTCATTAGCTGCATTGCTATAGGAACAGTCACAATGCACTTTGTTGAGGACCTGAATTGGGATGACAGTATTTATCTCTCCATTACCTCTGTTACAACGGTTGGTTATGGGGATATTTCTATCAGAACCGTAGCCGGAAGATGCTTTGCGATTATATGGCTTTTGGTAAGCACATTGGCTGTTGCCAGGGCCTTTTTATACCTCACAGAATATAGTATTCACAAAAGAAATCGTAACATGGCAAAATGGGTTCTTCAGAAGAAGATAACCTTGTCAGATTTGGCGGCTGCAGACCTTGATAACGATGGATCAATCAGGTATGTCAGGATGTTTATAGTACACCTCCATATAATATCTTTCCATATTATTTTCACTTGTATAAATGGATTACAGCAGAATCAGTTCGTTGTTTAcaacaatatttataataagtCGAAGCCTATTTAAAAAAGCAAGAATGAATAGAATACTAGAAGAAGTCCTTAGCTAAATCCTGT comes from the Phaseolus vulgaris cultivar G19833 chromosome 8, P. vulgaris v2.0, whole genome shotgun sequence genome and includes:
- the LOC137824320 gene encoding two-pore potassium channel 3-like; the protein is MQKPLLNSCSREEETDSPPKELSVHGLDLASSLFQSSTPHTTNEAKSSFNLRPNLACMKGRFIQRSRSAPSLLFADTAVDFEEPSEPDKSSTLIVRLSFIGVFLYVATGVAVYMITGSFRGTTTFRPLDAVYFTVVTLCTIGYGDIVPDSTFTKVFTCGFILVGFGFIGFLLNVLVAHICDTQEAFLLNMMDENRYKKILRTYMVDEEKGRMRIRTKVCLALAVVISCIAIGTVTMHFVEDLNWDDSIYLSITSVTTVGYGDISIRTVAGRCFAIIWLLVSTLAVARAFLYLTEYSIHKRNRNMAKWVLQKKITLSDLAAADLDNDGSISKSEFVIYKLKQMGKITELDILQISKQFDSLEHGMYGKITLAGLMETV